One region of Catenuloplanes indicus genomic DNA includes:
- a CDS encoding DNA repair ATPase, with protein MTENLDAGTYEVLRGRLAEQAAELARRAERLNAQRAETFGGAELRLLGTERIRTENNCVPRDIVSVGGRMLFGYNVFIGLKSETSVGDVFALHGFARTGDAFEFSESAPLPGLLDDERFQREFAELYKYYRQARLLQLRRLEGRLLAVFQTGARADDLRVLRWQIAPDGTVSYLDGRGDREHVFPAAHDFEWTETTRDQHVLGRHPHVSIEDEVFVETVGGTLTIKVENNTEDGEGIYGEPVDEPLQSLADAEISYARVGTLILLKILPYKETAHRYLVFNTRTRTVVRLDGIGQACQRLPEDQGIIFPGGYYLDTGVTKTFDTDAADLEFEKVIRSPNGEDVLYVFHARADGRYLLLPYNLIRKEVANPFTCHGYSLFDDGTLVVFRSATDEPTRVHPVQVWQTPFLSDTYAAAQPAGEGTLARIGNAELVRGISEAVSVARMVGEMSPSQAVYEGLIAACTRAFDHYHWLGEQELGDLATPLAEVRATASQVLDEFEKVQALTAQAATALATASSEITAMIRRSRGETPTSTPEWITRLAALRAAQGRLVSLRELRYVDLSALDALLADLEAETSAFAQRAVTFLSDADAFVPYHAVVSDLEIDAGKIETVASAAGVVARLDEQAAGLQTVTEVVGSLDIADATIRVGILERVGEVLGGLNRARAVLDGRRRQLLDREGRAEFAAEFALLGQAITGALAVADTPARCDEQLGRLMLQLENLESRFAEFDDFLAQLSTKRTDVYEAFSSRKQALLDDRSRRADRLVDSAERILGSVGRRVATLATLDDVNTYFATDPMVAKLHSVADELRELGDSVRAEELTGRVKAARQEAGRSLRDRLDLFADGGGTIRLGKHRFAVNTQAVDLTMVPHDGEMTFAVTATDFRSPVRDPAFAATKPFWEQLLVSESPEVYRAEHLAATLLTPGLQAADLRDLTRREAETRYDEGYERGVHDVDAALILDALVRLHAGAGLLRYPAAVRAAAQLFWAYGVAEDDRAVWTRRASSLIRARAVFGTAGPALVALASELGAAATVFLGAAGLPVDEPEQLGEYLVEELGGEPFGFVTSADARTLLDRFRRALGGAAAPSGRDFDEDLRALDDLAARHQLASAWLGAYLASSGADLPPELPEAVALLLTADLPRHDSSAALSLEVTGLLGAHPRIAGRSLTVRLDEFLPRTRRFREQRMPAYREYQRQRTALAAAERARLRLDEFTPRVMSAFVRNRLLDEVYLPLIGDNLARQLGAAGDAKRTDQMGLLLLISPPGYGKTTLMEYVASRLGLVFVKVNGPALGHGVTSLDPAEAPNATARQEVEKISFALEMGNNVLLYLDDIQHTNPELLQKFISLCDAQRRMEGVWEGQTRTYDLRGKRFAVCMAGNPYTETGQRFRIPDMLANRADVWNLGDVLSGRDDLFALSYIENALTSNAVLAPLSTRERGDIELLVRLARGDETAQADKLAHPYSAVELEGILAVLRKLLRVQEVVLTVNRAYIASAAQAEESRTEPPFKLQGSYRNMNKLAERIVPVMNDAELELVLDDHYLGEAQTLTGGAEANLLKLALLRGRLTPAQAARWEEVKAAFLRQAALGGAGDDPMGRAVGAVGLLADRVSEAIDRAAATRSMAP; from the coding sequence GTGACCGAAAACCTGGACGCCGGCACCTACGAGGTACTCCGCGGCCGGCTCGCCGAGCAGGCCGCGGAGCTGGCCCGCCGTGCCGAACGTCTCAACGCACAGCGCGCGGAGACGTTCGGCGGTGCCGAGCTGCGGTTGCTCGGCACCGAGCGGATCCGGACCGAGAACAACTGCGTGCCGCGGGACATCGTGTCCGTGGGCGGGCGGATGCTGTTCGGCTACAACGTCTTCATCGGGCTCAAGTCGGAGACGTCGGTCGGTGACGTGTTCGCGCTGCACGGCTTCGCCCGCACCGGCGACGCGTTCGAGTTCTCCGAGTCGGCGCCGCTGCCCGGCCTGCTCGACGACGAGCGGTTCCAGCGCGAGTTCGCGGAGCTGTACAAGTATTACCGGCAGGCACGCCTGCTGCAGCTGCGCCGGCTGGAGGGGCGGCTGCTGGCCGTCTTCCAGACCGGCGCCCGCGCCGACGACCTGCGCGTGCTGCGCTGGCAGATCGCGCCGGACGGCACGGTCTCCTACCTGGACGGCCGGGGCGACCGGGAGCACGTCTTCCCGGCCGCGCACGACTTCGAGTGGACCGAGACCACCCGCGACCAGCACGTCCTCGGACGGCACCCGCACGTCTCGATCGAGGACGAGGTCTTCGTCGAGACGGTCGGCGGCACGCTCACCATCAAGGTGGAGAACAACACCGAGGACGGCGAGGGCATCTACGGCGAGCCGGTCGACGAGCCGCTGCAGAGCCTCGCGGACGCGGAGATCTCGTACGCCCGGGTCGGCACGCTGATCCTGCTGAAGATCCTGCCGTACAAGGAGACCGCCCACCGGTACCTGGTGTTCAACACCCGGACCCGGACCGTGGTGCGGCTGGACGGCATCGGGCAGGCCTGCCAGCGGCTGCCGGAGGACCAGGGGATCATCTTCCCGGGCGGCTACTACCTGGACACCGGCGTCACCAAGACGTTCGACACGGACGCGGCGGACCTGGAGTTCGAGAAGGTCATCCGGTCACCGAACGGCGAGGACGTGCTGTACGTCTTCCACGCCCGTGCCGACGGCCGTTACCTGCTGCTGCCGTACAACCTGATCCGCAAGGAGGTGGCGAACCCGTTCACCTGCCACGGGTACTCGCTGTTCGACGACGGCACGCTGGTGGTGTTCCGGTCCGCGACGGACGAGCCGACCCGGGTGCACCCGGTGCAGGTGTGGCAGACGCCGTTCCTGTCCGACACGTACGCGGCCGCGCAGCCGGCCGGCGAGGGCACGCTCGCCCGGATCGGCAACGCGGAACTGGTCCGCGGCATCTCCGAGGCGGTCTCGGTGGCCCGGATGGTCGGCGAGATGTCCCCGTCGCAGGCCGTCTACGAGGGTCTGATCGCGGCCTGCACGCGCGCGTTCGACCACTACCACTGGCTCGGCGAGCAGGAGCTGGGCGACCTGGCCACGCCGCTGGCCGAGGTGCGCGCGACCGCGTCGCAGGTGCTGGACGAGTTCGAGAAGGTGCAGGCGCTCACCGCGCAGGCCGCGACCGCGCTCGCCACCGCGTCGTCCGAGATCACCGCCATGATCCGGCGGTCCCGGGGCGAGACCCCGACCTCGACGCCGGAGTGGATCACCCGGCTGGCCGCGCTGCGGGCCGCACAGGGCCGGCTCGTCTCGCTGCGCGAGCTGCGCTACGTGGACCTCTCCGCGCTCGATGCACTCCTCGCCGATCTGGAGGCCGAGACGTCCGCGTTCGCCCAGCGCGCGGTCACGTTCCTCAGCGACGCGGACGCGTTCGTCCCGTACCACGCGGTCGTCTCTGATCTTGAAATTGACGCCGGAAAGATCGAGACGGTGGCGTCCGCGGCCGGGGTCGTCGCCCGGCTCGACGAGCAGGCCGCCGGGCTGCAGACGGTCACCGAGGTGGTCGGCTCGCTGGACATCGCGGACGCCACGATCCGGGTCGGCATCCTGGAACGCGTCGGCGAGGTGCTCGGCGGGCTCAACCGGGCCCGCGCCGTGCTCGACGGCCGCCGCCGGCAGCTGCTCGACCGCGAGGGCCGGGCCGAGTTCGCGGCCGAGTTCGCGCTGCTCGGCCAGGCGATCACCGGCGCGCTCGCGGTCGCGGACACGCCCGCGCGCTGCGACGAGCAGCTCGGCCGGCTGATGCTGCAGCTGGAGAACCTGGAGTCCCGGTTCGCCGAGTTCGACGACTTCCTGGCGCAGCTGTCCACCAAACGCACCGACGTCTACGAGGCGTTCTCGTCGCGCAAGCAGGCGCTGCTGGACGACCGGTCCCGGCGTGCGGACCGGCTCGTCGACTCCGCCGAGCGGATCCTCGGCAGCGTCGGCCGCCGGGTCGCCACGCTCGCCACGCTGGACGACGTCAACACCTACTTCGCCACCGACCCGATGGTCGCGAAACTCCACTCCGTCGCGGACGAGCTGCGCGAACTCGGCGACAGCGTCCGCGCGGAGGAGCTGACCGGCCGGGTCAAGGCCGCACGCCAGGAGGCCGGCCGGTCCCTGCGCGACCGCCTCGACCTGTTCGCGGACGGCGGCGGCACGATCCGGCTCGGCAAGCACCGGTTCGCGGTCAACACGCAGGCCGTGGACCTGACCATGGTCCCGCACGACGGCGAGATGACGTTCGCGGTCACCGCGACCGACTTCCGCTCGCCGGTCCGCGACCCCGCGTTCGCGGCCACCAAGCCGTTCTGGGAGCAGCTGCTGGTCTCCGAGTCCCCGGAGGTCTACCGCGCGGAGCACCTCGCGGCCACGCTGCTCACCCCCGGCCTTCAGGCCGCCGACCTGCGCGACCTGACCCGCAGAGAAGCCGAGACACGGTACGACGAGGGGTACGAACGCGGCGTTCACGACGTCGACGCGGCGCTGATCCTGGACGCGCTGGTGCGCCTGCACGCCGGTGCCGGGCTGCTGCGCTACCCGGCGGCGGTGCGCGCGGCCGCGCAGCTGTTCTGGGCATACGGCGTGGCCGAGGACGACCGCGCGGTGTGGACCCGCCGGGCGTCGTCCCTGATCCGGGCGCGTGCGGTGTTCGGCACGGCCGGGCCCGCTCTGGTGGCGCTGGCGTCCGAGCTGGGTGCCGCCGCGACCGTCTTCCTCGGCGCGGCCGGGCTGCCGGTGGACGAGCCGGAGCAGCTGGGGGAGTACCTGGTCGAGGAGCTGGGCGGCGAGCCGTTCGGGTTCGTGACCAGCGCCGACGCCCGTACGCTGCTGGATCGTTTCCGCCGTGCGCTCGGCGGCGCCGCGGCGCCCTCGGGACGCGACTTCGACGAGGACCTGCGCGCCCTCGATGATCTCGCGGCCCGGCATCAGCTGGCGTCCGCGTGGCTCGGCGCGTACCTGGCCTCCTCCGGTGCTGATCTTCCGCCGGAACTCCCGGAGGCGGTCGCGCTGCTGCTGACCGCGGACCTGCCCCGGCACGACTCGTCCGCCGCGCTGTCGCTGGAGGTCACCGGCCTGCTCGGCGCGCACCCGCGGATCGCCGGCCGGTCCTTGACGGTACGGCTGGACGAGTTCCTGCCGCGCACCCGCCGGTTCCGCGAGCAGCGCATGCCCGCCTACCGCGAGTACCAGCGGCAGCGCACCGCGCTCGCCGCCGCGGAACGCGCCCGGCTGCGGCTGGACGAGTTCACGCCGCGGGTGATGAGCGCGTTCGTCCGCAACCGGCTGCTCGACGAGGTCTACCTGCCGCTGATCGGCGACAACCTGGCCCGGCAGCTCGGCGCGGCCGGTGACGCGAAACGCACCGACCAGATGGGCCTGCTGCTGCTCATCTCGCCGCCCGGCTACGGCAAGACCACGCTGATGGAGTACGTGGCCAGCCGCCTCGGCCTTGTGTTCGTCAAGGTCAACGGGCCCGCGCTCGGGCACGGCGTGACCTCGCTCGACCCGGCCGAGGCGCCGAACGCGACCGCGCGGCAGGAGGTGGAGAAGATCTCGTTCGCCCTGGAGATGGGCAACAACGTGCTGCTCTACCTGGACGACATCCAGCACACCAACCCGGAGCTGCTGCAGAAGTTCATCTCGCTCTGCGACGCGCAGCGGCGGATGGAGGGCGTCTGGGAAGGGCAGACCCGCACGTACGACCTGCGTGGCAAGCGGTTCGCGGTGTGCATGGCCGGCAACCCGTACACCGAGACCGGCCAGCGCTTCCGGATCCCGGACATGCTGGCCAACCGCGCGGACGTGTGGAACCTCGGCGACGTGCTCTCCGGGCGGGACGACCTGTTCGCGCTGTCCTACATCGAGAACGCGCTCACCTCGAACGCGGTGCTGGCGCCGCTCTCCACCCGGGAACGCGGCGACATCGAGCTGCTGGTCCGGCTGGCCCGCGGCGACGAGACCGCGCAGGCGGACAAGCTCGCCCACCCGTACTCCGCGGTCGAGCTGGAGGGCATCCTCGCGGTGCTG
- a CDS encoding SPFH domain-containing protein yields MDVLTTGLGVLLAVVLLVLLGLAFLVSRLFRKVEQGKALIISKVKKVDVTFTGAVVMPVLHKAEVMDISVKTIEIERTGNEGLICRDNIRADIRITFFVRVNKTIEDVIKVAQAIGTARASDQDTLQELFNAKFSEALKTVGKQLDFVDLYTKRDEFRDQIIAVIGTDLNGYSLEDAAIDFLEQTPIGRLDPKNILDAQGIRKITELTAAENVRTNEFQRSEEKEITRQNVDAREAILELQRRQAEAEIRQKREIETMRAREEAETSKVYAEERLRSRTADLRTDEQLGIQAENQAREIAVAAKNRERVIAIETERIEKDRMLEVIARQRETELSTISKDKEVEAEKRAIAEVVRERIAVEKTVAEQEENIKRLRVVEEAERTRQAVIINAEAEAQETLVKNIKAAEAAEQAAKFKAREELTLAEARQQAAELDTRAEIRLAEAKQATAAAAGLAEAQVKERSAEAIEKVGRAEAIVEREKALAGADALREKLKGEAEGLTEKAAAMAALSDASREHEEYRLRLEAEKEIRLAGIDVHRQVAESQAMVVAAGLEKANIDIVGGDSVFFDKLLGSITLGKSVDGFVANSDVAQTLVAPYVNGNGNLPADLGRLLGSISTADVSNLTLSAFLIQQMKSASSADEAKLRELLESARRLGVADKSVAELTPAAK; encoded by the coding sequence ATGGATGTGCTCACCACGGGTCTCGGCGTGCTGCTCGCCGTCGTCCTGCTCGTCCTGCTCGGCCTGGCGTTCCTGGTCAGCCGGCTATTCCGGAAGGTCGAGCAGGGCAAGGCGCTGATCATCTCGAAGGTCAAGAAGGTGGACGTCACGTTCACCGGTGCCGTCGTGATGCCGGTGCTGCACAAGGCCGAGGTCATGGACATCTCGGTGAAGACGATCGAGATCGAACGTACCGGCAACGAGGGTTTGATCTGCCGGGACAACATCCGCGCGGACATCCGGATCACGTTCTTCGTGCGGGTGAACAAGACCATCGAGGACGTCATCAAGGTCGCGCAGGCGATCGGCACCGCGCGCGCCAGCGACCAGGACACGCTGCAGGAGCTGTTCAACGCGAAGTTCTCCGAGGCGCTGAAGACGGTCGGTAAGCAGCTCGACTTCGTCGACCTCTACACCAAGCGCGACGAGTTCCGCGACCAGATCATCGCGGTGATCGGCACCGACCTCAACGGCTACAGCCTGGAGGACGCCGCGATCGACTTCCTGGAGCAGACGCCGATCGGCCGGCTGGACCCGAAGAACATCCTGGACGCGCAGGGCATCCGCAAGATCACCGAGCTCACCGCGGCCGAGAACGTGCGCACCAACGAGTTCCAGCGTTCCGAGGAGAAGGAGATCACCCGGCAGAACGTGGACGCCCGGGAGGCGATCCTCGAGCTGCAGCGCCGTCAGGCCGAGGCGGAGATCCGGCAGAAGCGCGAGATCGAGACCATGCGCGCCCGCGAGGAGGCGGAGACCTCCAAGGTGTACGCGGAGGAGCGCCTGCGCTCCCGCACGGCCGACCTGCGCACCGATGAGCAGCTGGGCATCCAGGCGGAGAACCAGGCCCGGGAGATCGCGGTCGCGGCGAAGAACCGCGAGCGGGTCATCGCGATCGAGACCGAACGGATCGAGAAGGACCGCATGCTGGAGGTCATCGCCCGCCAGCGGGAGACCGAACTCTCCACCATCTCCAAGGACAAGGAGGTGGAGGCCGAGAAGCGCGCCATCGCCGAGGTCGTCCGGGAGCGGATCGCGGTCGAGAAGACCGTGGCCGAGCAGGAGGAGAACATCAAGCGGCTGCGCGTGGTCGAGGAGGCCGAGCGCACCCGCCAGGCCGTGATCATCAACGCCGAGGCCGAGGCGCAGGAGACGCTGGTCAAGAACATCAAGGCCGCCGAGGCCGCGGAGCAGGCCGCCAAGTTCAAGGCCCGCGAGGAGCTGACGCTGGCCGAGGCCCGGCAGCAGGCCGCCGAGCTGGACACCCGCGCGGAGATCCGGCTGGCCGAGGCCAAGCAGGCCACCGCGGCCGCCGCGGGTCTCGCCGAGGCCCAGGTCAAGGAGCGCAGCGCGGAGGCGATCGAGAAGGTCGGCCGCGCCGAGGCGATCGTCGAGCGGGAGAAGGCCCTCGCGGGCGCGGACGCGCTGCGCGAGAAGCTGAAGGGCGAGGCCGAGGGCCTGACCGAGAAGGCGGCCGCGATGGCCGCGCTCTCCGACGCGTCCCGTGAGCACGAGGAGTACCGGCTGCGCCTGGAGGCGGAGAAGGAGATCCGGCTGGCCGGCATCGACGTGCACCGGCAGGTCGCGGAGTCGCAGGCGATGGTGGTCGCGGCCGGCCTGGAGAAGGCCAACATCGACATCGTCGGCGGGGACAGTGTCTTCTTCGACAAGCTGCTCGGCTCGATCACGCTCGGCAAGAGCGTGGACGGGTTCGTGGCGAACTCCGACGTCGCCCAGACGCTCGTCGCGCCCTATGTGAACGGCAACGGCAACCTCCCGGCGGACCTCGGCCGGCTGCTCGGCTCGATCTCCACGGCCGACGTGTCGAACCTGACGCTGTCCGCGTTCCTGATCCAGCAGATGAAGTCCGCCAGCAGCGCCGACGAGGCGAAACTGCGTGAGTTGCTGGAGAGCGCGCGCCGCCTCGGCGTGGCGGACAAGTCCGTCGCCGAGCTGACCCCGGCCGCCAAGTGA
- a CDS encoding OB-fold-containig protein, whose protein sequence is MGGFIDAALGFPAVLFSFLLVVVVGYWVVVLIGGADVDGLDGDAGEAGGLTGFFAWLGLGGVPVTVIISLMVAFAWFASLAGTVVLGTTDLNGGVMIVLSLLVILVALVLAFGITRVLAGLLSRLMPVGPQPSRGDFMGATCVVRTGSVTATFGQAEVHAKDGSSAIVQVRQPGAEPFRAGSRAVIYDFDAQGEFFWIMPVDAVPGLSEHSA, encoded by the coding sequence ATGGGCGGATTCATCGATGCCGCGCTGGGGTTCCCGGCGGTGTTGTTCAGTTTCCTGCTCGTCGTCGTGGTCGGCTACTGGGTCGTGGTGCTGATCGGCGGTGCCGACGTGGACGGCCTGGACGGGGATGCGGGTGAGGCCGGCGGGCTCACCGGGTTCTTCGCCTGGCTCGGGCTCGGTGGCGTGCCGGTTACGGTGATCATCTCGCTGATGGTGGCGTTCGCCTGGTTCGCGAGCCTGGCCGGGACCGTGGTGCTCGGCACCACCGATCTGAACGGTGGCGTCATGATCGTGCTGTCGCTGCTGGTGATTCTGGTGGCCCTGGTCCTCGCGTTCGGCATCACCCGGGTGCTGGCCGGGCTGCTGTCCCGCCTGATGCCGGTCGGCCCGCAGCCGTCCCGCGGCGACTTCATGGGCGCCACCTGCGTGGTCCGCACCGGTTCGGTGACCGCGACGTTCGGTCAGGCCGAGGTGCACGCCAAGGACGGGTCCTCTGCGATCGTTCAGGTTCGCCAGCCGGGTGCCGAACCGTTCCGAGCCGGGTCCAGGGCCGTCATCTACGACTTCGACGCCCAGGGTGAATTCTTCTGGATCATGCCGGTGGACGCGGTTCCCGGCCTTTCCGAACATTCCGCGTAA
- a CDS encoding GNAT family N-acetyltransferase, whose translation MSVTWQVDPELDDRLREEIVDLWHAASEAGGAVGFVPPVERDAVAAVARATFESLADGEDRLLVGRDGDRLVGLLFFTGNRSGLRMHWRTLKRVMIHPDRQGRGYGRALLAEAERVARESGLEALHLTVRAGNDTERFYQRAGYKEVGRVPGAIRVGPGDDRDEIHMWLPLR comes from the coding sequence ATGAGCGTGACGTGGCAGGTGGATCCGGAGCTGGACGACCGGCTCCGGGAGGAGATCGTCGACCTGTGGCACGCGGCGTCCGAGGCCGGGGGTGCGGTGGGGTTCGTGCCGCCGGTCGAGCGGGATGCGGTGGCGGCGGTGGCGCGGGCGACGTTCGAGTCCCTGGCGGACGGGGAGGATCGGCTGCTGGTCGGGCGGGACGGGGACCGGCTGGTCGGGCTGCTCTTCTTCACCGGGAACCGGTCGGGGCTGCGGATGCACTGGCGCACGCTCAAGCGCGTGATGATCCACCCGGACCGGCAGGGCCGGGGGTACGGCCGGGCGCTGCTCGCCGAGGCCGAGCGGGTGGCGCGTGAGTCCGGTCTGGAGGCGCTGCACCTCACGGTCCGGGCCGGCAATGACACCGAGCGGTTCTACCAGCGCGCCGGCTACAAGGAGGTCGGCCGGGTGCCGGGCGCGATCCGGGTCGGGCCCGGCGACGACCGGGACGAGATCCACATGTGGCTCCCGCTCCGCTGA
- a CDS encoding expansin EXLX1 family cellulose-binding protein: protein MHDETTLLSTLPGKRRRPRSMVTWLAAAGVAALAGVVGLALMLQTGSSAACAAALSGKATFYDIAGGGGNCSYDGPPADLMHVAMGPGEYADAAACGGYLNVTGPKGSVRVKVVDQCPECAAGHIDLSKEAFAKIGNPVDGIIPVTYTTVANPPLPGPLTFRVKEGASQHWFSVRIDNTGNALRSVQAKTAGGNFVTLQKYDYNYWQADSGLGPGPFTIRATDTQGNTATVDGVKLAPGSTQSSGVKMYGAGANTGSASGGDAGAPAAQAAPAPAKAAPKSASPSPSASASASVSPSASASPSATAGAEIGVQPLAAATLDVQKTSCG from the coding sequence GTGCATGACGAGACGACTCTGCTGTCCACGCTTCCCGGCAAGCGCCGCCGGCCGCGCTCGATGGTCACCTGGCTGGCCGCCGCCGGTGTCGCCGCGCTCGCCGGGGTGGTCGGGCTGGCGCTGATGCTGCAGACCGGCTCGTCCGCCGCGTGCGCGGCCGCGCTGAGCGGCAAGGCCACGTTCTACGACATCGCCGGAGGCGGCGGCAACTGCTCCTACGACGGCCCGCCGGCCGACCTGATGCACGTGGCGATGGGCCCGGGGGAGTACGCGGACGCGGCCGCCTGCGGTGGATACCTGAACGTGACCGGCCCGAAGGGTTCGGTCCGGGTCAAGGTCGTGGACCAGTGCCCGGAGTGCGCGGCGGGCCACATCGACCTCAGCAAGGAGGCGTTCGCCAAGATCGGCAACCCGGTCGACGGCATCATCCCGGTCACCTACACCACGGTCGCGAACCCGCCGCTGCCCGGCCCGCTCACGTTCCGGGTCAAGGAGGGCGCGTCGCAGCACTGGTTCTCGGTGCGGATCGACAACACCGGCAACGCGCTGCGCTCGGTGCAGGCGAAGACCGCGGGCGGCAACTTCGTGACGCTGCAGAAGTACGACTACAACTACTGGCAGGCGGACAGCGGCCTCGGCCCCGGGCCGTTCACCATCAGGGCCACCGACACGCAGGGCAACACCGCGACCGTGGACGGCGTCAAGCTCGCCCCCGGCAGCACCCAGTCCAGCGGTGTGAAGATGTACGGCGCCGGTGCGAACACCGGCTCGGCCTCCGGCGGCGACGCCGGCGCCCCGGCCGCGCAGGCCGCCCCGGCCCCGGCCAAGGCGGCACCGAAGTCCGCGTCCCCGTCGCCCTCCGCCTCGGCGTCCGCCTCCGTGTCCCCGTCGGCCTCCGCGTCCCCGTCCGCCACGGCCGGTGCGGAGATCGGCGTGCAGCCGCTGGCCGCCGCCACGCTGGACGTGCAGAAGACCTCCTGCGGCTGA
- a CDS encoding MurR/RpiR family transcriptional regulator produces the protein MNEKGADRVLALFADARLTPTQRRIAHTLIQHAGAAAWLSAAEVADLAGVSQPSVTRFAMALGHDGYPALRQLLREAATASPAENQDHKPDEVQHAVRRESANLGRLADDLTDPSRLTEAGALLAGSRPLPVLGLRAAAPLAAYFGFFAAKVLPDVRVLDSGGTLLTDRLEQARAAGATAMLAIVLPRYPREALDALGEARALGLRTVVITDSPVSPAAERAECVLTAPVGAGLVFDLHTAPMTLAMVLLQAICDAVPEETQRRLEEFESSAVRRQIFVP, from the coding sequence ATGAATGAAAAGGGCGCAGATCGGGTGCTCGCGCTCTTCGCCGACGCCCGGCTGACGCCCACCCAGCGGCGGATCGCGCACACGCTGATCCAGCACGCCGGTGCGGCCGCATGGCTGTCCGCGGCCGAGGTGGCCGATCTGGCCGGTGTGAGCCAGCCCTCGGTCACCCGGTTCGCGATGGCGCTCGGCCACGACGGCTACCCGGCACTGCGCCAGCTGCTGCGCGAGGCCGCCACCGCGTCCCCGGCCGAGAACCAGGACCACAAGCCCGACGAAGTGCAGCATGCGGTACGGCGGGAGAGCGCGAACCTCGGCCGCCTCGCCGACGACCTCACCGACCCGAGCCGGCTCACCGAGGCGGGCGCGCTGCTGGCCGGGTCGCGGCCGCTGCCGGTGCTCGGGCTACGGGCCGCCGCGCCACTCGCCGCGTACTTCGGGTTCTTCGCCGCGAAGGTGCTGCCGGACGTGCGGGTGCTCGACTCCGGCGGCACGCTGCTGACCGATCGGCTGGAACAGGCCCGTGCGGCCGGTGCGACCGCCATGCTGGCGATCGTGCTCCCACGGTATCCGCGCGAGGCGCTGGACGCGCTGGGCGAGGCCCGCGCGCTCGGCCTGCGCACCGTGGTGATCACTGACTCGCCGGTCAGCCCGGCGGCGGAACGGGCCGAGTGCGTGCTGACCGCGCCGGTGGGTGCCGGCCTGGTCTTCGACCTGCACACCGCGCCGATGACGCTCGCCATGGTGCTGCTGCAGGCGATCTGCGACGCGGTGCCGGAGGAGACCCAGCGCCGCCTGGAGGAGTTCGAGTCGTCCGCCGTACGCCGGCAGATCTTCGTTCCCTAG